The Metallosphaera hakonensis JCM 8857 = DSM 7519 genome includes the window TGATGAGGATTTTACTTTAACTTTTTACTGACTATAATGAGATTATATACTTTAATTATAAAGGTGCTATAATATCTGGATGTGAATTATTTCTGGGAATAGATTTTGGGGTCTACCGTAACGGACGAGGCTTCCCACCTCGTAGTAGGGATTTCCTGTTTCTCAGCCCCACCTTGCCCAGAGGGCAGAGGGCGGAACTCCACATCTGAGGGTCGCACCGACCCCGAAGTGAACGTGACGGTGCCCTGAGGAATGCTGATTGGAGTAGAGGTGTACCACATCGACCCTCGCACCGAGACGCCTCGGTGACGCTTTCTCCGTCGATGACTGTCATCAATATGTTGAATGCGAATCGGGTACTAAAATTTATACAAAAGGGCCATCCAACCCTTACGGGTTGGGTCTTCCGCCCCTTTGGACTCCCATTAAGATTAAGATAAACAAGTGCAATAACCTTGTGTATAACGTGTTATTCCTAGTACAATATTGGCAACTGCTAGTATATTACCTCAGTTCATGATAGGCCTCAAGCTATCGGCTACATCATTTCAATATTGCGGTGCTTTTTAAAAAAATTCTCTGAAACTTTTAGCTTTTACCAGATAAAATTCTTTTTATCCTCTCCTTGTCGAATCCTGTGGGGACTACGTAGGTCCCACTCCAGCTATTGGGATCGCTAGCCCAACCTACCTTCTTCCTTTCTATCATATAGATATTATATTACTTATAGCATATAATGTTTTTGCTTGAAGACCTAACTCAAATGTCTCTTAAAGATCAACAAGGTTCACAGCTTCCTTGACTTTCTCTCTTTGTAAGTTGATTAGCTCCTTATGTTTCTCTCTGATTTTTGTCAGAGTATTCTCATCAACAACTTTGCTAACAAATTTCCCTTTATCACTGTAAACCACTATCACATCAGTTGCCTCTCCAACGCCGTGAGATTCTTCTGATTGAAACTTTGCAAACAGCCCCAATGTTAATACAGTTTTCATATCGCTATTGGGTGAGTAACCTAAGTGAATCAGAGTCCACAAAGCCGAGTTAGACCCAGTTCCTATCACTCCGAAACCTTGGGTAGTTAAGTCTGCACCGACTGAGGAATTTATATTGTGTATTGAAATTTTATTATTCTTAATAGTTCCGACTAAAATATCTAAATTATTCCATACCTCATTAACCCTAGCATTTATCATGTTAAAGATTGTTGGATTGTTAGTGTAATTTTCCACATTTACAGGATCATATAAAATACCCAATGGACCTAAAACGTAGTTCTTAATCTTCTGCACGATAACGTCGTTATATGAATCAACTAGATGATCTATAATTCTCTCAAAGTCTGCTGAAATTCTAGCCCTAAGGAAATTAAAGTAAGCAGTGATTAACGGACCAGAACCTGAACCTATTCCGTAAACTACATTGCAGTTATCAGTATAGATATTCTCTACCTTCGAAACGTCACTTTCTACACCTATTATTCCCTGATATGTGTACGTCCTGTCTGGAATAAGAATTATACCTTCTCTATTACTTTCTTTAAATTTCAAAATTATGCCAATAGTAATTATAACGAATTTTGGAGTCTAATGAATAAGTCTTTCTCGATAAAAATTGGTATTACAAGCTCGGTAGAGGTTTATATAATTTTCTAAATATTTCAGGCAATTTCACTAGCCTTAACGGTCCAATTATCTAAAGCTCCTTTTAAGGATAGTCATCATGATCCTGAGTCCTCACTTGGACGAAAGGATCTCTAGATGCTTCTTTTCAGCCTCAGGATCTGTGGGATTTACATCGAGGTGAGCCCTCTGTTTAGACTCACACTCCCTACAATCATACAGAGCCCACCCCCCTTGAAACTCCCATTGATAATAGTACTCTATCCCCCTCCAAGATTTCTTGGAGACTAACCTCCTTAACACGCTCAAGTCAAATACGGGGAAAGCCACGTAATCCCTTAGCTTAAGATATGCAGGTTTCAGTAACCCTATGTTCTTCGGATGTATCAAAACAGTAACTTGAGAGTGAAGAGGCTCTATATCGGACATCTTTATGAGCTCAACTACGTTATTCTGATTAGCGTAGACAGCAACGTTCTCGACGTCCTCGAATAGATCTCTCATGTACTCCCAAGTTGGAACTTGAGAGCCCACCAGCCAAGATATCATGGGAAATTGTTTTTAATGACTTCCCATAAAGTTTTACGATGATGACGTGACGGTTTCCTGAACGATGAGGACCGTTTCCCATACCTGACGTGGTGATAACAATTGAAAAACAGGTTTCACGAGAAACTAAAGACCTTCAAGGAGGACCTGGTTAAGAGGGGAGAATTCGATGGACTTGAGGGAATCTACAAGACAATCTGTTCCCTTCACTTAACTAATATTAATCATGCTATACTACAATTAATCGTAGCAAGGAAACTCATTCGAGAGGGTAGGCACGTTGAGGCCGAGGTGGAGATAGGGGGTAGGATCTACGATCTTTTCAGTCAGGGAGAGGATACCATGGGTATAGAAGTGGAAACCGGTTTCATTCCATCAGAATACGCATTGAATCCTGAGGAGTACTTAGAGGTGAAATTCGCAATAAAAATTGCAAGATATAGTTTAATGGTAGAGAAATTCTATATTGCGGTGCCCTCATATTTATCTCCTCCCGTACCTAGAGAACTATTGAAATCTCCCGCTGAAAGGGACGACAGAGAGCTAAAATTAATATTGAGCAAAGTGAAGAAATTCAACGGTTCTCCGGATGTCAATCTCAAGACACTTAAGAATGGTAAACTCAATGGCCTCCTCACGGTAAATATATCCAACCACAACGTTTCCATGATCCATCTAAGCGAATCTGATCGCAGCGTAAAGGAAAATGAAAGAAAAGAATGAAACGCTCAGGTTGTCGTCCAAGAACGGCAAGACCTCCACGGCAGTAGCAAGAATAGCCGACAACATTCCTGGCACGGAGAGAAGAAAGTAGCCTATAGGCAACGTTAAGATCAACATTCCCACCGATCCCCAGAATCCCTTGAATCTCCTACCGTAAACTAGATTTCTTATAATTCCCGTTACACCGTCCCCGAAGGACATGAAAATTAACGGTAGAAGAGCTACGTATAGATATTTGTCTCCTATATGCCAGAAATTGGGTTCCAACAACCAGCTAAGCAATAAGATTGTACCGAAGGAGAATGAAAAGAAGACTTCTCCCATGTTCCCTCTTTCCTGAAACCAAGACATGGGCTTTCTGAATCTCACTATTAAGAGATAGAACATCATTAAATAGGAGGCTATGATAACTATTAGTGGTGATGTTAAGAGAAAAGGAGAGGTTACCGCAACAACGCCTCCCCCAGCCATATGGATGAATTTCCTTGCAACATATGTGTTGGTTTTCCTAGCAACAATTTTTGAAAGTTTTAATGTTACTATAGCAACCCATGCAACGTAAATGAGCCCTATCACCACGTCCTTTATTGTAACGAGCATCCAGTGTGAAAAGGAGAGAAGAAACTTATAGCTTTAACCGTGTCAAGGATTTGCGAATAACGGTTCTTCTTAGCACATAAATAAAATTCTCTTTAGAATAAATAGATTATATTGTAGTATTTTTCATTTAACTTTTACATAATCTAAGATAATATCAAATCAGGGTTAAGGTAAACTCTTCATATTTGTGGAGTAAGGAGAATTCACATCCACAAATAATTTCTTATGACTTGACCATTCTAGGGTGGGATTTGGAAGTGACCTGAAATTTGAAACCCATCTTGATATCGGTACTTCTTGAGAATCAGGAAACGCTCGCTATGGAGTTTAGAGTTTAAAGCATCGAGAATGATGGCCTGGTTAGCGACAATACATGTACTAACAAATAGTGTTAGATCTTTCTTCTTATCCTTTCCATTCTCAACTCTTCTTCCAAACCCTCCGTGAAAGAGTCTAACCATTTCTTTAACAAACCCCTAGACAGATCTTCCATCCATCCTTCGTACTCAAGGGTTACCATCAACTCACCTTGCCTAAGATAAAAGGTTAATTTTCCCACTCCGATGTCAGAATCGTGGGATAAAGTGAACGGGTAATTGATTTCGGTTGATGAAACGTAAACGTTACCCTTGACCTCATGATTAAAGAATAGATATTTCGCCTTACCATGAAAAGACCTATTCACGACCTTGAGATCCTTAAGGGTAGGGAACATCCTCGGAATAGTAAACTGCGGATCAGCTAGTATGATCCTCAGGCTATCCACGTCATGTTGAGTCCTTATTACTTTAGACACTTTCATTACAGACCTACCCATAAATCAATACTACTTATACTTTTTAAACTTTTCACTCATATTACAAAAATTATAAAAAAGTAATAAAGTCTATATTAACTAAAAATAGAATATTATGAAGCTAAATGATTAATATCATGTGGGACATTCTGAAGCTAAATTACCTGCAGCCTCCAACGTAACGTTCTGTAAAAGCTGAGAGGCTTGAATAATCTGGGGAAATTGATCCAAGTGAGTAAGAACGTACTGAGGTGTATACTCCGAGAGGATCTCGGGGTTGATTATAGGTGTAGTAATGATGTAGGTTCCTCCAGGTCCAGAGATTAGAATGGCGAAATTTAGATGAGGTGGAGTTACGTAAAACGCTGAGGGTTTACCATAGGTGGTTACGGGAACTTGAGTCTCGTATTTTAGAATGAGCTGGGATACCTGAGGTGATAACCCCATGTCTGAATACTGACTCTGTAGGATTTGTTCTCCAGCTTGTACCAGTTCGCTTTGAGGTATGGGTGTGCCATTATATGAGGCATTTAGATACTGATTATAAACGTAGGCTACGTAGAAGTTCAGGATAGACGTGGAGTTGAAACCCTTAAAGAGAAGCCCTGGTATGTTTGCCGGACTATGTAGGGGATCGGAGTAATGCAGTTCAAAAGAGAAGTTACCGTAATTCCTTAGTGCATTGTAGATGGCCCAAGAAGCTGCAGCACCCACAGGACACCCTATCCATGATTGCTCGACAACGATAATTCTTCCGGTGGGGGCAAGATCTTGATTACTGACTTTCACGAACCTTCCAGGGGGAACTGATTGTGCACCAATAACGTCTGTTTTGGAAAACATGAAAATAACCAGTCCCACCAATAATACTAGGGTCACGAAAACTCCAAGGAGTCTCCTATTCATGATCTAAGCTTTCGGAGATTTAACTTAAAAATATTTCTATATATTCGTGAAACTATTAGGTAAAAAGATCATATCTCATGGGGTTCTCTACCAATTGAAAATTCCTCCACCTGTGAGAATCTATCCAGGAAGTAATCCCTTTCGATCTCTCCGCTAACAATGTACTTAATCAGGAGTTTGGCCACACCAGGTCCAACCTCGGCCCCGTACCCATCTAGTCCTCCCGCGTAATATATGCCTTCAATCACCTCTCCATAGGAAGGTCTCATGTCCGGTGTGCCCTCACAAAACTCCCCTGCGGTGTAAATTGGCTTCAATTCCCCTAATCTCTCTCTGACCTTTTCAAGTACCTCCTCCCTGTTCACAGTCATCCTAGTCCCTGGTGGAGACTCCACGGCCTTTCCATCTCCCACTATTACCACTCCTGTTCCTAGTCCCATCAAGGGTCTTGAATAGAATCCCTTCTCGTAATCATAGACGAAATATCTTCCGAGTTCCCTAATCCTTGTGAAGGCTAAGGTTGCCCAACAATAGTAACTCTTGCTTTTCACCTTGAGCATACAGGGATTCCACGGTCCTGCTGTGATTATATATTTGTCAGCCTTAACTTCTTTGTCATCCACATATACCTTCCCTCTCTCCAAATCAACCTTGGCCTTACCCCTAACGTAATCCACTGAGGAGATTAGTCTCGATACGTAGACTAGCCTGTCACCGCCCTTAGCCACTAGCCCCTCTGCACCCAACCACGGAATGTAACTTTCCTTTATCTCCACGCCCTCTGATAACCATTGACGTATTATTTCGTCCCTTATATCCCCCAGAGTGATCGATGGAAGTTCCCTCATTGGAACATTTAGCTCCCTGTAAAACTTAAGGCTCTCCTTGGCGAGATCTACATCTTTACCCTTGAGTAGAAGTGAATGAATTAGACTGGGGAAGATTCTCCTCTCCCCCGATTCTATAACGGTGACATCGTGGCCTTGTCTCCTCAACATGTGGTAGAGGGAACTTCCGAGTATTCCTCTTCCGACAATAACGAACTTCAACAGTTTTTTTGGATCGTCAAGAGATATAAGATTATGGAAATTTACGAGGGTTTCATGCTGATTCACGGTGGCGGAATATGGTCAGTTAAGGGTTGTGTTCATCCTGAGGGATATGCCGTAGCTTTACCCAGGTACTTCAACGGTAGAAAGCTTAAGACATTGAGCGATGGGATGAGGCTAGTTAGGGAGAGATTCCCCAGTTACCTTTCCTATGTCCCTGACATAGGATTCGAGGTTCCTCTTGTTCCACTGGAGGAGAGCGAGATCCTGAATCCCTATCTGAAAAGGGAAGTGCAAGACGAGAGAGTGACTAACTTCATGTCATGGTTTAAAGAGATTGGACTCACTGGTAGTTGGCTTTACCTGGGAAGAGGAGATGACCTGGACCTGTTGAGCTCAAACCTTGAAAATTATAGAATACTGAAGGAACTTAGGCTAAGGGGGATAACCCATTCCCTCAAGACAATTAACCACTCGGAAGTTGAAACTCTGAACACGGATAACTTCTCATTTCTTAAGTCCATTAGAGTTCTCGAGGGGTCGTACTTCGGGTTGCCCTACACCTTCAAGATTGTGGAATGCGAGCAATTCGGGAAAGTCCTCCACAAAGAGAGATTCGTGGGAACAGTGGAGATAGAGAGGGGGTTGAAGCCCTTCTCTCTTCCCGTAAAGTATGAGGCGGGGAAATTCATCCTCACAAGTTTCAGAACCAGGTTCACCGAGTTGCCTGAAGGGACTGTCCTCAAGGTGAAGGGGTACCTCCTCCATAGAGAGGACTTCCTTGACCTGGACCTTGATCTTGCGGAAGAGGTGAAGATTCTAAAACCTGGTAAAGTTGAAGGAGTCTACTGATCATGAAACCAAAGGTGAAACCGTTGGTCAATATGGTGGCGAGCTCCAGCCCAATCGCGTCAGGAACGTATCTACCTCCTAACCCAAGTTGATTGTATACCATTAGGAGATTTCTCATTCTCCCGTACTCTCTCCCAAGGTAATAGGTAAGAGGTAAGATATTAAGGATTGGGACCTCGTTGATCACTGAGAAGATGAGCAAGATGATCAGGAGTTTAACTTCACTCTCTCCACTCCCTTTGAGTTCCTGTATACTCCGATAGCCGTACAGATAAACGGGCGAATTGAAGGGATGAGACTCCACATAGGCCCTTAGTTTTTCCAGGATTGAGGTATACGCCCTATCCGTGGTTACGACTGTAACGTAAGTCTCGTACACCATCCCCATTCCGCTAATGAAGTAGATGGCTAGAAAGAGACCAACTATGGAGGATACTTTTGCAAGAGAAACTCCTCCACCTAGGAAAGACACCGGGACACTGAGCAGAGCCAAGAGCCCAGAGATGGAGTGAATAATGCCTAAAGCGGTAACGAATGCCCTATTCATTAACCCTTTTATGGTCTTCATGGTATTTAACTTGATTCCAATGTCCCACGCACATGAGACTCACAGGGAAAAAGCTCCGAAGAAACTGGGCTTCTACGTTATAACCGTGAGTACGTCTAGGTATCAGAAGCTGTCCAGAAGGGAGCCTGTAGTGGATGAGTCCGGAGACAAGATTAAGGAAATCATTATTTCCAATGGACATGACCTCAAGGGATATAACCTCGTTCCAGATGACAAGATAAGAATCTTGAAAGCTGTGATAGATGCTTTACTCACTGAGGGAGTGGACGTTATTGTGACAACAGGAGGCACAGGGTATACTCCTTCAGATTTAACTGTTGAAACTATAAGAGGAGTTTTGGACCGAGAGGTTGAAGGATTCAGAGACGTGTTTAGGGGTCTAAGTTTATCCGATCCAAAGGTAGGGCCTGCAGCATATCTCTCAAAGGCTAGCGCAGGGATAATAGCGGGGAAATTAATATACATGTTACCTGGATCTCCAGATGCGGTTAAGCTTGGAATGGAGAAACTCATAATACCGGAAGCCCCCCACCTCGTATACTTGGCTAGGTCGATTTAACATAGGAAGAACTTACAGTTGCCATGAGGTCTTAACCAAAGAACCCCAACCCGCTCATCATCCTAAGATGACGAAATATGCTCGTGATAAGTGCTAGCCCATAGGGCATCAAACTCGACATGTGAGGTCAGTCTCGTCATAGAGTGGCAGATTTAAAGGAGAGAAAGTTCCACCATACCAACCGAGCACGAGTTTTCTCTTCCAATTAATTCACATGGAAAATAGGAATTTTTACATGATAGTCCTTGATGGGATGAGATCCATGGAGATGCCTTGATTGAAACGAGAGTTTCTATACCAAGCCCCACTCCTTCGAAGATTCTCATTTGGGCGTCATGGACGTGAGCGTAAATCCATTATGAGAGTAGAAACAACTCTTATAACATATGGAGCCCCACCCCCGTCAATAACATTACACTATCATCACGATGAAGTCATGTGCCAAAATTCGTTCCTTTGAAAGGTGTAGCTCAAGTCAAGAATGTAAGATTCTCGGTAATTCCCATCTCATCTTTATAGCCATTATTCTTAGTGTAGTAGTAATTACAAATGAAATAAATATATCGTAATAATTGCTCATTCCTTCATATCTTAGTACAAAGTAAATACCCGATCCTATTATAACAGAAGTAGCGTAAAACTCTCTAGTTAATATTAGGGGTACTTCGTTAGAGAGAATGTCTCTAATCACTCCTCCGCCCACAGCGGTTATGGTCCCAATCATTATAACTAAGAGGGGAGATGGATCAACGGAATAGGCTAAGGAAGCTCCAGACGATGCAAATGCTCCCAAGCCGATTGCATCTGCGTAAATCAATGGTTTGTTTACATTGGTAAATACTTTATAAAAAATGAAGGTAAAGAGGCTTGCGAGTAACGCTACCAATGCATTGGGTAAATAAACTAGATTGGTTGGTGGCATTATTCCAAGAAGAACGTCTGCAATAATACCCCCGCCAAGCGCTGTCGAGAAACCTAATGTCAATACTCCAAGTAAATCCATTCCCTTTCTTATTCCCTTCATGGATCCAGAGATCCCGAAAGCGGTTATACCAACGTAATTCGCTAATTCAAGTACCAGGCTCACACTTGGAAAAAGTGTGTTTGAAATTAAAAGTTATTTTAGATCGCTCTGGAAATTTAACCTCTAGTTACAATGCCTTATCCTAACCTTGGTGTTAGATCATAGGTTAATTTTCAATCAGCTTTTGGATTTCATCAAGTAAAATAGACTTTACTGCATCGTCCTTAATGATCTCCTGCTCACTCAATTTCACGTAAGTGAGGACTGCCATAGCTGGACTCCACTCCTTAATGAACGTAGAGATCAAACCTCGCACAAACTCCGTCTTTATCTTATCGTCCAGGCCGTCATACCACGTTAAATCTTGAAGAACAGTTTCGTTATTTTTTAAGAGACTTTGGAGCTCAGATAGAGCCTCATTTACGTTACCGATATCCACGTTTCCCAGTTCCTCAATGTAACTGGGTATACCAAGCCTCTTAGAGGCTATGGGACATATGGTTACTTGTGAGTTTACGGCAGACCTTCCTGAAGGTTCCCCATTAATCATCTCAAGGAACGCAAAGCTACACTTGTCATCTCCCGTTATATTCCCCCTATACATACAAGTCTTGTGGACCTTTTTACTAATTACATTGTTTCTAACTTCCTTGGGCAGAACGTCGAAGACGAAGAGCACGTCTGTGACATTCCTTGGCTTGGATTGCAAAAGGTAGAAACTCTCCTCCGGTGTCAGGACGTAGATCTCCTCTACACCGCTCGGCAAGTTTATCTCACCGCCCTTAATAAGGGTCGACAATGGGACGTTGAGCGTCACAATGCCCAATTTCATCCCCATGGAATGAAAATACTGCATCACCTTGAGCGCCTCATTGACCAATCCCATGGAGATGGGGGTAATAACAATGGACTTTCTACTGGGCAGATTGAGAGAGAAATTTAGAGTCAACTCCTTGGGTTGTGCCTTCTTCTTAAGCCTATCCACTATATTGAGAGATACGGGACAGACTTCGTCGCATTTCCCGCAGAAATTGCAGTTAGCATAATTGCTTTGGTTACCGTCTACAGATGACACGAAAAATCCCAGTGGCGAGAAGTCCTTATCTCCTCTCTGATCCGCGTGAGGGCAAATGTTCACGCATTTCCCACAGAGAATACAGCCCGAAAACAGGTCCCTCTCCCCTGTATCGGAAAACGGCTCAAAGTTCAAGGACAAGTTCAAAGGCTTATTTGAGAGTAAGACGAATTTTGTTACGTCCTTTCTTACAAACAGAATTACTTCCTCAGCGCCAGCGAAAGTGTCCGTGTCAATGTCCATTGTCTTAATGGATCCGAAGTACCTATACATATAATTTCCAGTACCAAAGGAGTAGGGCCTGACCGATGTCATGTCATCCACCTTGTCCTTGAGAAGTTCTCCTCTGGCTAAGGGGAACGACACGAATAGGTTGGCGGTA containing:
- a CDS encoding DUF3211 domain-containing protein; translation: MKVSKVIRTQHDVDSLRIILADPQFTIPRMFPTLKDLKVVNRSFHGKAKYLFFNHEVKGNVYVSSTEINYPFTLSHDSDIGVGKLTFYLRQGELMVTLEYEGWMEDLSRGLLKKWLDSFTEGLEEELRMERIRRKI
- a CDS encoding NAD(P)/FAD-dependent oxidoreductase codes for the protein MKFVIVGRGILGSSLYHMLRRQGHDVTVIESGERRIFPSLIHSLLLKGKDVDLAKESLKFYRELNVPMRELPSITLGDIRDEIIRQWLSEGVEIKESYIPWLGAEGLVAKGGDRLVYVSRLISSVDYVRGKAKVDLERGKVYVDDKEVKADKYIITAGPWNPCMLKVKSKSYYCWATLAFTRIRELGRYFVYDYEKGFYSRPLMGLGTGVVIVGDGKAVESPPGTRMTVNREEVLEKVRERLGELKPIYTAGEFCEGTPDMRPSYGEVIEGIYYAGGLDGYGAEVGPGVAKLLIKYIVSGEIERDYFLDRFSQVEEFSIGREPHEI
- a CDS encoding trimeric intracellular cation channel family protein, whose product is MSLVLELANYVGITAFGISGSMKGIRKGMDLLGVLTLGFSTALGGGIIADVLLGIMPPTNLVYLPNALVALLASLFTFIFYKVFTNVNKPLIYADAIGLGAFASSGASLAYSVDPSPLLVIMIGTITAVGGGVIRDILSNEVPLILTREFYATSVIIGSGIYFVLRYEGMSNYYDIFISFVITTTLRIMAIKMRWELPRILHS
- a CDS encoding MogA/MoaB family molybdenum cofactor biosynthesis protein, which translates into the protein MSHAHETHREKAPKKLGFYVITVSTSRYQKLSRREPVVDESGDKIKEIIISNGHDLKGYNLVPDDKIRILKAVIDALLTEGVDVIVTTGGTGYTPSDLTVETIRGVLDREVEGFRDVFRGLSLSDPKVGPAAYLSKASAGIIAGKLIYMLPGSPDAVKLGMEKLIIPEAPHLVYLARSI
- a CDS encoding 4Fe-4S dicluster domain-containing protein — its product is MAGIIYSAISRTRRVSPPQEVVVVRNPQDLTRDGTPRYEYFRGEEGKRILDLTDFRGVEDLGDRLRILPGTPWRDLMKYSVEIYGLEDLAVGGSVHFDDAGFGFNEFGSIRRRVEVEAVLEGKMYSGQYKGGVISAVIVRKDPRPLSYMKLERSFDFVINRVKMWYSAGIPPFRDITVTRKGDTANLFVSFPLARGELLKDKVDDMTSVRPYSFGTGNYMYRYFGSIKTMDIDTDTFAGAEEVILFVRKDVTKFVLLSNKPLNLSLNFEPFSDTGERDLFSGCILCGKCVNICPHADQRGDKDFSPLGFFVSSVDGNQSNYANCNFCGKCDEVCPVSLNIVDRLKKKAQPKELTLNFSLNLPSRKSIVITPISMGLVNEALKVMQYFHSMGMKLGIVTLNVPLSTLIKGGEINLPSGVEEIYVLTPEESFYLLQSKPRNVTDVLFVFDVLPKEVRNNVISKKVHKTCMYRGNITGDDKCSFAFLEMINGEPSGRSAVNSQVTICPIASKRLGIPSYIEELGNVDIGNVNEALSELQSLLKNNETVLQDLTWYDGLDDKIKTEFVRGLISTFIKEWSPAMAVLTYVKLSEQEIIKDDAVKSILLDEIQKLIEN
- a CDS encoding DUF929 domain-containing protein; translated protein: MNRRLLGVFVTLVLLVGLVIFMFSKTDVIGAQSVPPGRFVKVSNQDLAPTGRIIVVEQSWIGCPVGAAASWAIYNALRNYGNFSFELHYSDPLHSPANIPGLLFKGFNSTSILNFYVAYVYNQYLNASYNGTPIPQSELVQAGEQILQSQYSDMGLSPQVSQLILKYETQVPVTTYGKPSAFYVTPPHLNFAILISGPGGTYIITTPIINPEILSEYTPQYVLTHLDQFPQIIQASQLLQNVTLEAAGNLASECPT